In Prunus dulcis chromosome 2, ALMONDv2, whole genome shotgun sequence, a single genomic region encodes these proteins:
- the LOC117619989 gene encoding protein GLUTELIN PRECURSOR ACCUMULATION 3, translating into MHYWVRASSSDFAGTLPQPRSGHTAVIIGGSKVVVFGGLIEKKFLSDIVVYDIDNKLWFQPECTGGSDGQVGPSPRAFHVAVVIDCHMFIFGGRSGGKRLGDFWVLDTDIWQWSELTSFGDLPSARDFAAASAIGNRKIVMYGGWDGKKWLSDVYVMDTISLEWMELSVTGSLPPARCGHTATMVEKRLLVYGGRGGGGPIMGDLWALKGLIEEENETPGWTQLKLPGQAPSPRCGHTITSGGHYLLLFGGHGTGGWLSRYDIYYNDCIVLDRVSAQWKRLPTGNEPPPARAYHSLTCMGSRYLLFGGFDGKSTFGDLWWLVPEEDSIAKRLLATSPTNLAQNKDVVMGNNNVQSEGKESQMEESVVSELQKRLGISVSLLGNGVPIVDELEDTEFVQLASSLVGERVSSNQQVSDIQALRDHWRKSTPRHIPLKELGPLLRDYQRLITRHLQANGGSHMQFIESSFPGKVAYGFYHIRNVNQLRMDDIPKLLAEYKQLLPN; encoded by the exons atgcATTACTGGGTTCGAGCTTCTTCCTCTGATTTTGCTGGAACTCTACCCCAACCTCGCAG TGGTCACACTGCCGTCATTATCGGTGGATCGAAGGTGGTCGTGTTCGGAGGCCTTATAGAGAAGAAGTTTCTCAGCGATATCGTCGTCTATGACATTG aTAACAAATTGTGGTTTCAGCCAGAGTGCACTGGTGGCTCTGATGGACAAGTCGGTCCAAGCCCGCGAGCCTTTCACGTTGCTGTTGTGATTGATTGTCATATGTTCATCTTTGGTGGGCGTTCCGGTGGCAAGAG GTTAGGTGACTTTTGGGTCCTGGATACTG ATATATGGCAATGGTCAGAGTTAACAAGTTTTGGCGACTTACCTTCCGCGCGAGATTTTGCTGCAGCTTCGGCTATTGGAAATCGGAAAATTGTTAT GTATGGTGGCTGGGATGGTAAAAAGTGGTTGTCAGATGTGTATGTCATGGatacaa TATCACTAGAGTGGATGGAGCTGTCAGTTACTGGATCGTTGCCACCAGCAAGATGTGGCCATACAGCTACCATGGTTGAGAAAAGGTTGCTTGTCTATGGTGGCAGAG GAGGTGGAGGTCCAATCATGGGTGATTTATGGGCTCTGAAGGGTCTAATCGAAGAAG AGAATGAAACACCTGGATGGACCCAATTGAAGCTTCCTGGTCAAGCTCCTTCTCCACGTTGCGGCCATACCATCACATCGGGAGGGCACTAT CTGTTGCTATTTGGTGGCCATGGAACGGGTGGCTGGTTGAGTCGTTATGACATTTATTACAATGACTGCATTGTTTTAGACAGGG TTTCTGCGCAGTGGAAGCGCTTGCCTACTGGCAATGAACCCCCTCCTGCTCGAGCATATCATTCTCTAACATGCATGGGTTCGCGTTATCTGTTATTTGGTGGCTTTGATGGAAAATCAACATTTGGTGATCTATGGTGGTTGGTTCCCGAAG AGGACTCTATTGCAAAGAGATTACTTGCGACTTCACCAACCAATCTTGCTCAAAATAAGGATGTGGTGATGGGAAATAATAATGTCCAATCTGAAGGCAAG GAGAGCCAAATGGAAGAATCTGTTGTTTCAGAGTTACAAAAAAGATTAGGAATATCAGTTTCTCTCCTTGGTAATGGTGTTCCAATTGTGGATGAGTTGGAAGACACAGAATTTGTTCAACTAGCATCGAGTTTGGTTGGAGAAAGAGTTTCTAGTAATCAACAGGTTTCAGATATTCAG GCACTTCGTGACCACTGGAGGAAATCTACACCGAGACATATACCACTTAAAGAGCTTGGACCCTTGCTTCGGGACTACCAACGTTTGATTACTCGTCATCTTCA GGCGAATGGTGGATCTCATATGCAGTTCATCGAGTCTAGTTTTCCTGGAAAAGTGGCTTATGGGTTTTATCATATCAGAAATGTTAACCAG TTGCGTATGGATGACATCCCAAAGCTTCTGGCAGAGTACAAACAACTACTGCCAAATTAA
- the LOC117619991 gene encoding uncharacterized protein LOC117619991 isoform X1, with protein sequence MQKMKSLGSISNNGRLSTEENEDEEVSRLAISAWEAREEEIERKKMEVKEKVELQLGRAEEETRRLAQIWEELEVMGDPLRKELANVRKKIDMVNRELKPLGLSYQKKEKEYKEALESFNEKNKEKAQLVTTLMEMLTESERLRMQKLEELSKNIEPTH encoded by the exons ATGCAGAAAATGAAGAGCCTTGGGAGCATTTCCAATAATGGGAGGCTATCAACAGAGGAGAACGAGGATGAGGAAGTTTCAAGATTGGCAATATCAGCATGGGAAGCTAGAGAGGAAGAGAttgagaggaagaagatggaagttaAGGAGAAAGTTGAACTTCAATTGGGTCGTGCTGAGGAAGAAACTAGGCGTTTGGCACAGATTTGGGAA GAGCTCGAAGTGATGGGAGATCCCTTGAGGAAGGAACTTGCAAATGTAAGGAAGAAAATCGACATGGTTAACCGAGAGCTGAAGCCATTGGGGCTGAGCTACCAGAAGAAG gaaaaagaatataaagaAGCGCTGGAAAGCTTCAatgaaaagaacaaagaaaaggcTCAACTTGTAACCACACTGATGGAG ATGCTGACCGAGAGCGAGAGATTGAGGATGCAGAAGCTAGAGGAGCTGAGCAAGAACATAGAACCCACACATTGA
- the LOC117619991 gene encoding uncharacterized protein LOC117619991 isoform X2: MGDPLRKELANVRKKIDMVNRELKPLGLSYQKKEKEYKEALESFNEKNKEKAQLVTTLMEMLTESERLRMQKLEELSKNIEPTH, encoded by the exons ATGGGAGATCCCTTGAGGAAGGAACTTGCAAATGTAAGGAAGAAAATCGACATGGTTAACCGAGAGCTGAAGCCATTGGGGCTGAGCTACCAGAAGAAG gaaaaagaatataaagaAGCGCTGGAAAGCTTCAatgaaaagaacaaagaaaaggcTCAACTTGTAACCACACTGATGGAG ATGCTGACCGAGAGCGAGAGATTGAGGATGCAGAAGCTAGAGGAGCTGAGCAAGAACATAGAACCCACACATTGA
- the LOC117617927 gene encoding uncharacterized protein LOC117617927 — protein MQSGKHENFNKQSPASRLRAHNRLESGPEPYSGSRRGNIRREAADHSIRGTLSPHELQQDVGVSQRTDYIDRRDYGWHLGGGRTDRARQRSRSASPVQPFSNMRKRPHFDEGVGVLRRNYSPLPQVPVRLELSRRQELAEPGTYNATDDLNSRRVYGSDHNDSRISKEELNEIGLSAGDKHGTLSQKSVHMEDGAVRGSKSVPTEDNTVLGTYWPPPDPYPVITPGESGAHLPSSSRSMNIRHFEQERLHYLDPVALDRLPVTKSYKGENPIFPSRDGVHPMMSGAHSEDFLASSSTGIRNEFQESYRGGMHLPSLDEFSSSSRKLTDSLSINAFKQRPLANSSRDPDSGKRNLSFYQRCSPTRGEHDDYFRTKSRGMAVDDRGYPSDDLHKMMHPRAPLNVDHTQMVYNHGNFSRPSIMNPAMDRLDNTEDSSGNSRKGIMLNNSTLQRQSLSDYPDRSRISEASKHGGEYLGSGCTHDDFGRRMSQDYEICHFGASQDCQISHLKADFGLERDVSMKYQDRLSPLPTFDSEMRRHTIGMQIRREELGIYEPSDRVLKRNYVIGEDTSTHNPRTFMSDKWRSREFQDLYDSGEEWNDGDIGNLYTSASAGFDHNRYSKAERGFVGRNYHDEYASDDWLPSQRSLAQAQRHSVRFYKHGDRYLKGHRKPGSLSRHKLNHTDIKSGVHKQNRVWKRNDNYLEDVHADDGNDADPSENGMSSTGPEPPEDSEEFMQMVHEAFLKYSKKLNMNTAVQRRYKEQGKAGTLFCIVCGRSFSKEFMDTRRLVTHAFMSHKVGLRAQHLGLLKAVCVLLGWSTVVPSDTVTWVPHILPKAEALAQKEDLILWPPVIIVHNISMSDNNPQNWKVVTIEALEALLRGKGLIKGRIKMCLGKPADQSMLVVKFLGTFTGLGDAERIHKHFAEHKRGRVDFEQATSSNGEIREAGMQGDNVEEQILYGYMGIVEDLDKVDFHTRNWTVIKSKKEIQDLADAPVKPDER, from the exons ATGCAATCCGGGAAGCATGAGAATTTCAATAAGCAATCCCCAGCTTCTAGATTACGTGCCCACAACCGACTCGAGTCGGGTCCTGAACCGTATAGTGGTAGTAGGAGGGGTAATATACGGCGTGAGGCGGCTGATCACTCTATTAGGGGGACTTTGAGCCCTCACGAATTGCAACAGGATGTGGGTGTGAGTCAAAGGACTGATTATATTGATAGGAGGGACTATGGTTGGCATTTGGGTGGTGGTAGGACTGATCGGGCGAGGCAGAGGTCAAGATCGGCGTCACCAGTGCAACCTTTTAGCAACATGCGGAAAAGGCCGCATTTTGATGAAGGGGTTGGGGTTTTGCGTAGGAATTATTCACCGCTGCCACAGGTACCAGTTCGTTTGGAGTTATCACGCAGACAAGAATTGGCTGAGCCTGGAACATATAATGCAACTGATGATTTGAATAGTAGACGAGTTTATGGGTCTGACCATAATGATTCTAGAATCAGTAAAGAAGAATTAAATGAAATCGGATTGTCAGCTGGTGATAAACATGGGACGTTGAGTCAAAAATCAGTGCATATGGAAGATGGTGCGGTAAGGGGATCAAAATCTGTCCCTACTGAAGATAACACTGTACTAGGAACATATTGGCCTCCTCCAGACCCGTATCCTGTGATAACTCCTGGGGAGAGTGGTGCCCACTTGCCATCATCATCACGAAGCATGAATATACGCCATTTTGAGCAAGAAAGACTTCATTATCTGGATCCTGTTGCTTTGGATAGATTACCGGTGACGAAATCCTACAAGGGAGAGAACCCCATTTTTCCTTCAAGGGATGGTGTGCACCCCATGATGTCAGGTGCTCATTCGGAGGATTTCCTTGCTAGCTCCTCCACGGGCATAAGGAATGAATTTCAGGAATCTTATCGGGGTGGCATGCACTTGCCTTCTTTGGATGAATTTTCAAGTAGCAGCCGGAAACTTACAGATTCCTTGAGCATCAATGCATTTAAGCAAAGGCCACTAGCCAATTCTTCTAGAGACCCTGATTCTGGCAAGAGGAATCTTTCATTTTACCAGAGATGTAGTCCTACTAGAGGTGAGCATGATGATTATTTTCGCACCAAATCAAGGGGAATGGCAGTTGATGATCGTGGATATCCATCTGATGACTTACACAAAATGATGCATCCACGAGCACCACTAAACGTTGATCATACTCAAATGGTTTATAATCATGGAAATTTTTCAAGACCTAGTATTATGAACCCTGCTATGGACAGATTAGATAATACTGAGGATTCTTCTGGAAACTCAAGAAAGGGCATTATGCTGAATAATTCTACATTGCAAAGGCAATCATTATCAGACTACCCTGATAGAAGCAGGATATCAGAGGCATCAAAACATGGTGGGGAATATTTGGGTTCTGGATGCACTCATGACGACTTTGGAAGGAGAATGTCACAAGATTATGAAATATGCCATTTTGGTGCGTCACAGGATTGTCAGATCTCACACCTGAAAGCAGATTTTGGTTTGGAAAGAGATGTGAGTATGAAGTATCAGGACAGGCTGTCTCCTCTGCCTACATTTGATTCAGAAATGCGTAGACATACTATTGGAATGCAGATTAGGAGAGAGGAGCTTGGAATATATGAACCATCAGATAGGGTGCTCAAAAGAAACTATGTTATTGGAGAAGATACAAGTACACATAATCCTAGAACATTTATGTCTGATAAGTGGAGGTCTAGAGAATTCCAGGATTTATATGATAGTGGTGAAGAGTGGAATGATGGAGATATAGGCAATTTGTATACATCTGCTTCAGCTGGATTTGACCATAATAGATACAGTAAGGCTGAGAGGGGGTTTGTTGGGCGAAACTATCATGATGAATATGCATCCGATGATTGGTTGCCATCTCAACGCTCTTTGGCACAAGCACAAAGGCATTCAGTCAGATTTTATAAACATGGTGATCGGTATTTAAAGGGTCATCGAAAACCTGGTTCATTAAGTAGACATAAGTTGAACCACACTGATATAAAAAGTGGTGTTCACAAACAGAACAGAGTTTGGAAAAGAAATGATAATTATCTAGAAGATGTCCATGCAGATGATGGTAATGATGCTGATCCATCAGAAAATGGGATGAGCTCTACAGGTCCTGAGCCACCCGAGGATTCTGAGGAGTTTATGCAAATGGTACACGAAGCCTTTTTAAAGTACTCTAAAAAGCTAAATATGAACACGGCTGTCCAGAGAAGGTACAAGGAACAAGGAAAGGCTGGTACTTTGTTCTGCATCGTATGTGGCCGAAg CTTCTCAAAGGAGTTCATGGACACTCGACGTTTGGTAACGCATGCATTTATGTCTCACAAAGTTGGTTTGAGGGCACAGCACTTGGGCCTTCTCAAAGCAGTTTGTGTTCTGTTGGGGTGGAGTACTGTTGTTCCTTCTGACACTGTCACATGGGTTCCCCATATCTTGCCCAAGGCAGAAGCTTTGGCTCAGAAGGAAGATTTGATCCTCTGGCCTCCAGTTATTATTGTCCACAATATTTCTATGTCAGACAACAATCCTCAAAATTGGAAGGTGGTTACCATTGAAGCGCTTGAGGCTCTTCTAAGAG GTAAAGGTTTAATCAAAGGAAGAATCAAGATGTGCCTGGGGAAGCCTGCTGACCAGAGTATGTTGGTGGTGAAGTTCTTAGGAACTTTTACTGGACTGGGGGATGCAGAGAGGATTCATAAGCATTTTGCGGAGCATAAGCGTGGGAGAGTAGATTTTGAGCAAGCAACATCCTCCAATGGAGAAATCAGAGAGGCAGGAATGCAGGGAGACAACGTGGAGGAGCAAATTCTATATGGGTATATGGGGATTGTGGAGGACTTGGATAAAGTAGATTTCCATACCAGGAACTGGACTGTGATAAAGAGCAAGAAGGAGATTCAGGACCTGGCCGATGCTCCCGTCAAACCTGATGAGAGGTAG
- the LOC117619990 gene encoding cell division control protein 2 homolog, producing the protein MDQYEKVEKIGEGTYGVVYKARDRITNETIALKKIRLEQEDEGVPSTAIREISLLKEMQHGNIVRLQDVVHSEKRLYLVFEYLDLDLKKHMDSTPEFAKDPRQIKMFLYQILRGIAYCHSHRVLHRDLKPQNLLIDRRTNSLKLADFGLARAFGIPVRTFTHEVVTLWYRAPEILLGSRHYSTPVDVWSVGCIFAEMVNQRPLFPGDSEIDELFKIFRIMGTPTEDTWPGVNSLPDFKSSFPKWLAKDLATAVPNLESAGVDLLSKMLCLDPSKRITARTALEHEYFKDIAFVP; encoded by the exons ATGGACCAG TACGAGAAAGTTGAGAAGATTGGTGAAGGAACGTATGGCGTGGTTTACAAGGCTCGTGATCGTATCACTAATGAGACTATAGCTTTGAAGAAGATTCGTTTAGAGCAGGAAGATGAGGGGGTGCCAAGCACTGCAATACGCGAAATTTCACTCTTGAAAGAAATGCAACATGGCAACATTGTCAG GCTGCAGGATGTAGTGCACAGTGAGAAGCGCTTGTATCTGGTTTTTGAGTACCTGGACTTGGATCTGAAGAAGCATATGGATTCTACTCCTGAGTTTGCAAAGGATCCTCGCCAAATAAAA ATGTTCCTTTATCAGATTCTCAGAGGCATTGCTTATTGTCATTCACATAGAGTTCTTCATCGAGATCTGAAACCCCAGAATCTGCTGATAGATCGTCGTACCAATTCACTAAAGCTTGCAGATTTTGGACTGGCTAGAGCATTTGGTATTCCTGTTAGGACATTTACTCATGAG GTGGTGACTCTCTGGTATAGAGCGCCGGAGATATTGCTTGGTTCCCGCCATTACTCTACTCCAGTAGATGTGTGGTCCGTGGGTTGTATATTTGCTGAGATGGTAAACCAACGACCTTTATTTCCTGGGGACTCTGAGATTGATGAATTGTTCAAGATATTTAG AATCATGGGTACTCCAACTGAGGATACATGGCCTGGAGTGAATTCTTTGCCTGATTTTAAGTCTTCCTTTCCTAAGTGGCTTGCTAAG GACTTGGCAACTGCAGTTCCAAATCTTGAATCAGCTGGTGTTGATCTTCTCTCT AAAATGCTCTGCTTGGATCCCAGCAAAAGGATTACGGCCAGGACTGCTCTTGAGCACGAGTACTTCAAAGATATTGCCTTTGTACCCTGA